From the genome of Geothrix sp. 21YS21S-4, one region includes:
- the rplS gene encoding 50S ribosomal protein L19 has translation MSHIIDQLEASLLRSDLPRIQPGDTVKVHVKVKEGEKERIQLFQGIIIGIKGGGMRTSFTVRKVASGVGVERIFPLNSPTIDKLEVVRHGKVRRAKLYFLREKLGKAGRLKERRAE, from the coding sequence ATGAGCCACATCATCGACCAGCTCGAAGCCAGCCTGCTTCGGTCCGACCTGCCCCGCATCCAGCCCGGCGACACCGTCAAGGTGCACGTCAAGGTGAAGGAAGGCGAGAAGGAGCGCATCCAGCTCTTCCAGGGGATCATCATCGGCATCAAGGGCGGCGGCATGCGCACCTCCTTCACCGTCCGCAAGGTTGCGAGCGGCGTGGGCGTGGAGCGCATCTTCCCCCTCAACAGCCCCACCATCGACAAGCTGGAAGTGGTCCGCCACGGCAAGGTCCGCCGCGCCAAGCTCTACTTCCTGCGCGAGAAGCTCGGCAAGGCCGGCCGCCTCAAGGAGCGCCGCGCCGAGTAG
- the prfB gene encoding peptide chain release factor 2 codes for MDFESLARAKNELEPRIRQLVAHLDPERKALELEQIEERTTAPGFWDDPEAAKPLLQKRGSLSDDIALAKRLSGGLDDLETGLELAREDSEMLVEADAVEGGLRKAVEDAELRMMLSGDLDSTHAIVAIAPGAGGTESQDWAAMLLRMYLRFCESKGWATEMIDYQDGEEAGIKGATFIVDAPFSYGYLRAEAGVHRLVRISPFDAAKRRHTSFAAVYVSPELDDTIDVDIPEKDLKIDVFRASGAGGQHVNRTESAVRFTHLPTGIVVSCQNERSQIKNRATAMKVLKARLYELEQRKFLEKVAAASGEKADVAWGSQIRSYVLQPYQMVKDHRTGEETSQTQKVLDGDLDAFIRTQLLAKTLKTES; via the coding sequence ATGGATTTCGAGAGTCTGGCGCGGGCCAAGAACGAGCTGGAGCCCCGGATCCGTCAGCTGGTGGCCCACCTGGATCCCGAGCGCAAGGCGCTGGAACTGGAGCAGATCGAAGAGCGCACCACCGCCCCCGGCTTCTGGGACGACCCCGAAGCCGCCAAGCCCCTCCTGCAGAAGCGCGGCTCGCTCAGCGACGACATCGCGCTGGCCAAGCGCCTGTCCGGCGGGCTGGACGACCTGGAGACCGGCCTGGAGCTGGCGCGGGAGGACAGCGAGATGCTGGTCGAGGCCGACGCCGTGGAAGGCGGCCTCCGCAAGGCGGTGGAGGACGCGGAGCTGCGGATGATGCTCAGCGGTGACTTGGACAGCACCCACGCCATCGTGGCCATCGCGCCCGGCGCCGGCGGCACGGAGAGCCAGGACTGGGCCGCCATGCTCCTGCGGATGTACCTCCGCTTCTGCGAATCCAAGGGCTGGGCCACGGAGATGATCGACTACCAGGACGGCGAGGAGGCGGGCATCAAGGGCGCCACGTTCATCGTCGACGCGCCCTTCTCCTACGGCTACCTGCGGGCGGAGGCCGGCGTCCACCGCCTGGTGCGCATCAGCCCCTTCGACGCCGCCAAGCGCCGCCACACCAGCTTCGCCGCGGTCTACGTCAGCCCCGAGCTGGACGACACCATCGACGTCGACATCCCCGAGAAGGACCTCAAGATCGACGTGTTCCGCGCCAGCGGCGCCGGGGGCCAGCACGTGAACCGCACGGAATCGGCGGTCCGCTTCACCCACCTGCCCACGGGGATCGTGGTGAGCTGCCAGAACGAGCGCAGCCAGATCAAGAACCGCGCGACGGCCATGAAGGTGCTGAAGGCGCGGCTGTACGAGCTGGAGCAGCGCAAGTTCCTGGAGAAGGTGGCCGCCGCCAGCGGCGAAAAGGCGGACGTCGCCTGGGGCAGCCAGATCCGGAGCTACGTCCTCCAGCCCTACCAGATGGTGAAGGACCACCGCACGGGCGAAGAGACCAGCCAGACCCAGAAGGTCCTGGACGGCGACCTCGACGCCTTCATCCGGACCCAGCTCCTCGCCAAGACGCTGAAGACCGAGAGCTGA
- a CDS encoding outer membrane protein: protein MPLNRRLYLLPLVLAGLSLAAGDTDGKAPQASHANTFGMSVQADLPLRELQDSLDHRTGFGLGLQWTHDHGAAHASRTRLEFNVFPESQPVGPTATTTYAKNVALSFDHLFRVSEGPARLYLVGGLGGARWTLEQKAPAFSSNLTTTKLAVTAGVGVQMARQLTLEARYVVSGIQKTFDANTVQVSLGWRF, encoded by the coding sequence ATGCCCCTCAACCGACGTCTGTACCTGCTTCCGCTGGTCCTCGCGGGCCTCTCCCTCGCCGCCGGGGACACCGACGGGAAAGCGCCCCAGGCCTCCCATGCCAACACCTTCGGGATGAGCGTCCAGGCCGACCTGCCCCTCCGCGAACTGCAGGACAGCCTGGACCATCGGACGGGGTTCGGCCTCGGCCTGCAGTGGACGCACGACCACGGGGCCGCCCATGCCAGCCGCACGCGTCTGGAATTCAACGTCTTCCCTGAAAGCCAGCCCGTGGGGCCCACGGCGACCACCACCTACGCCAAGAACGTGGCGCTCAGCTTCGACCACCTCTTCCGCGTGAGCGAAGGACCCGCCCGCCTGTACCTCGTGGGCGGCCTCGGCGGCGCGCGCTGGACGCTCGAACAGAAGGCTCCCGCCTTTTCCTCCAACCTGACGACCACGAAACTCGCCGTCACCGCCGGCGTCGGCGTCCAGATGGCGAGGCAGCTGACCCTTGAGGCCCGCTACGTGGTCAGCGGCATCCAGAAGACCTTCGACGCCAACACCGTGCAGGTAAGCCTGGGCTGGCGGTTCTAG
- a CDS encoding aldo/keto reductase — MELSTLGLGTYLGDDTPDADEGYIRAAGAFFAAGGNVFDTAANYRRGRSERALGRAFAKLPRGAFFVSTKAGYLPMGDGVTEESPRTWFQRVLEKPGILDPADVVDGCHALTPRYLSHQLDISRAALGVETVDLFHLHNPEQQLPHLGPDAFYAAIARAFEACETFVQEGRIRAYGVATWNGFRVPPGQPDHLSLERLVTAAEAAGGRSHHFRWIQLPLNLALPEAFAAPTQRWGGVALSALEAARAAGLSVQTSASIMQARILTQLPAELAAALGGATPAQAALQFPRSCPGVTVALCGMGRPEHAVENAAVMALPKVEPAVLAGLFA, encoded by the coding sequence ATGGAACTCAGCACCCTCGGCCTCGGCACCTACCTGGGAGACGACACCCCCGACGCCGACGAAGGCTACATCCGCGCCGCGGGAGCCTTCTTCGCCGCCGGGGGCAATGTCTTCGACACCGCGGCCAACTACCGGCGCGGGCGGTCGGAGCGCGCGCTGGGCCGGGCGTTCGCGAAGCTGCCGCGGGGCGCGTTCTTCGTGTCCACCAAGGCGGGCTACCTGCCCATGGGGGATGGCGTCACCGAAGAGAGCCCCCGTACCTGGTTCCAGCGCGTGCTGGAGAAGCCCGGCATCCTCGATCCCGCGGACGTCGTGGACGGGTGCCACGCCCTGACGCCCCGCTACCTGTCCCACCAGCTGGACATCAGCCGCGCCGCGCTGGGCGTGGAGACCGTGGACCTCTTCCATCTGCACAATCCCGAACAGCAGCTGCCGCACCTGGGACCCGACGCCTTCTACGCCGCGATCGCCCGTGCCTTCGAGGCCTGCGAGACCTTCGTCCAAGAAGGCCGGATCAGGGCCTACGGCGTGGCCACCTGGAACGGCTTCCGCGTTCCGCCGGGCCAGCCGGACCACCTCAGCCTGGAGCGGCTCGTGACCGCCGCGGAGGCGGCCGGCGGGCGGAGCCACCACTTCCGCTGGATCCAGCTTCCCCTGAACCTCGCCCTGCCCGAGGCGTTCGCCGCGCCCACCCAGCGGTGGGGCGGAGTCGCCCTGAGCGCCCTCGAAGCGGCCCGGGCCGCGGGACTTTCCGTCCAGACGTCGGCCTCCATCATGCAGGCCCGGATCCTCACCCAGTTGCCCGCCGAACTCGCCGCGGCCCTCGGCGGCGCCACGCCGGCCCAGGCCGCCCTCCAGTTCCCCCGCTCCTGCCCCGGCGTGACCGTGGCCCTGTGCGGGATGGGCCGCCCGGAGCACGCGGTGGAAAACGCCGCGGTGATGGCGCTGCCTAAGGTGGAGCCCGCGGTCCTGGCGGGGCTGTTCGCGTGA
- a CDS encoding exopolysaccharide biosynthesis protein, translating to MPPLPKPLFETLRALLDAEGEITLGELLDAAGEQIYGLLVLLVALPSLVPGLNLGLAPVGGAGLMALGAQLAWGTTHPWVPRRIQSQPIHKGRIKEALAKLEVQLARFRRRAPLQRPLSPRWMGLCIAWTGFLLALPVPLPFGNQIPASILCLLGAALLEERPTWAWVGAIASLANTVYFASSFGLIVRTCVKAFHALVK from the coding sequence GTGCCGCCGCTGCCCAAGCCCTTGTTCGAGACCCTCCGCGCGCTCCTGGACGCGGAAGGAGAGATCACGCTGGGCGAGCTGCTGGACGCCGCGGGGGAGCAGATCTACGGGTTGCTGGTCCTGCTGGTCGCCCTCCCCAGCCTGGTTCCGGGCCTGAACCTCGGCCTGGCGCCCGTCGGGGGCGCGGGCCTCATGGCGCTGGGCGCGCAGTTGGCGTGGGGCACGACCCATCCCTGGGTGCCCCGGCGCATCCAGTCCCAGCCCATCCACAAGGGACGGATCAAGGAGGCCCTGGCCAAACTGGAGGTCCAGTTGGCGCGCTTCCGCCGCCGGGCGCCCCTCCAGCGCCCCCTCAGCCCCCGGTGGATGGGGCTGTGCATCGCCTGGACCGGCTTCCTCCTCGCCCTTCCCGTGCCGCTGCCCTTCGGAAACCAGATCCCCGCGAGCATCCTGTGCCTGCTGGGCGCGGCCCTCCTGGAGGAGCGCCCCACCTGGGCCTGGGTGGGGGCGATCGCCTCCCTGGCCAACACCGTCTACTTCGCCTCCAGCTTCGGGCTCATCGTCCGGACCTGCGTGAAGGCGTTCCATGCCCTGGTGAAGTGA
- the trmD gene encoding tRNA (guanosine(37)-N1)-methyltransferase TrmD, translating into MRIDALTLFPEFFEAARLGITGRAFRELGHQLHTHSYRPFAGNAFGHVDDAPFGGGPGMVLRPDVLRDALGSVPRAGEGRVIHFTPAAPPLTHAKVLELARLDQLILVCTRYEGLDQRAVARCVDEELSVGEAILSGGELPALFLIDAVCRWLPGVLGNGASAEEDSFATGLLDHPHYTRPAVFENLDVPAVLQSGDHGAIRLWRLREAMARTKRLRPDLWTRYLEERLPALDRPAQWCAWQVEHPGDWDRPKPKGWKGWRSH; encoded by the coding sequence ATGCGCATCGACGCCCTCACCCTGTTCCCGGAATTCTTCGAGGCCGCCCGCCTGGGGATCACCGGCCGGGCGTTCCGGGAGCTGGGCCACCAGCTCCATACCCACAGCTACCGCCCCTTCGCCGGGAACGCCTTCGGCCACGTGGACGACGCCCCCTTCGGCGGAGGGCCGGGGATGGTCCTCCGGCCGGACGTGCTGCGGGACGCGCTGGGGTCCGTTCCCCGGGCGGGCGAAGGCCGCGTCATCCACTTCACCCCCGCCGCGCCGCCCCTGACCCACGCCAAGGTCCTGGAACTCGCCCGCCTCGACCAGTTGATCCTCGTCTGCACCCGCTACGAGGGCCTGGACCAGCGGGCGGTGGCGCGCTGCGTGGACGAGGAGCTGAGCGTGGGCGAAGCCATCCTCAGCGGCGGCGAACTGCCGGCCCTGTTCCTCATCGATGCCGTCTGCCGCTGGCTCCCCGGCGTGCTGGGCAATGGCGCCAGCGCCGAAGAGGACAGCTTCGCCACGGGCCTCCTGGATCACCCCCACTACACCCGGCCCGCGGTCTTCGAGAATCTGGACGTTCCCGCCGTTCTCCAGAGCGGCGACCACGGCGCGATCCGGCTGTGGCGCCTGCGCGAGGCCATGGCCCGCACGAAGCGCCTCCGCCCCGACCTCTGGACCCGCTATCTGGAGGAACGCCTTCCCGCCCTGGACCGTCCGGCCCAGTGGTGCGCCTGGCAGGTGGAGCATCCCGGGGACTGGGATCGGCCGAAGCCCAAGGGGTGGAAGGGCTGGCGTTCCCATTGA
- a CDS encoding thiamine phosphate synthase, whose product MILLAVTPGLGFDRDRWASVLRSGVDAFLIREGALSARALLDAARWCQDVAPEVALWMGGRLDVAFAAGCGLHAPERHPEVPAGLVPLSRPLHVEGQWSSRRDCDQLLVSPVFSSPGKGEPWGAGRFRAFLDALPAEGPRILALGGVEPDRMDALRHPRLAGIAAIRPFWEGDPRRAVAAFRD is encoded by the coding sequence GTGATCCTGCTCGCCGTCACGCCGGGACTGGGATTCGACCGGGACCGCTGGGCGAGCGTCTTGCGCTCCGGCGTGGACGCCTTCCTGATTCGGGAGGGCGCCCTTTCCGCCCGCGCCCTGCTGGATGCCGCCCGCTGGTGCCAGGACGTGGCGCCCGAGGTGGCGCTATGGATGGGCGGCCGTCTGGACGTGGCGTTCGCGGCGGGCTGCGGACTTCACGCCCCGGAGCGCCACCCCGAAGTCCCCGCCGGACTGGTGCCCCTTTCCCGCCCCCTCCATGTGGAAGGGCAGTGGTCTTCCCGCCGGGACTGCGACCAGCTCCTGGTGTCGCCGGTCTTCTCCAGTCCCGGAAAAGGCGAGCCCTGGGGCGCGGGGCGCTTCCGGGCGTTCCTGGACGCCCTGCCCGCGGAAGGCCCCCGCATCCTGGCGCTGGGGGGGGTCGAGCCGGACCGGATGGACGCGCTGCGCCATCCCCGCCTGGCGGGAATCGCCGCCATCCGCCCCTTCTGGGAGGGCGATCCCCGCCGCGCCGTGGCCGCCTTCCGGGACTAG
- a CDS encoding outer membrane protein assembly factor BamD, producing MKPILTALTLTALLAGLGLGCRKPKDIDKGVQSSELMATADKQMKQGKFNEARQTLRHLEQYLPGSPEFPKAKLMLGDSFFFQPSPSFPEAEVEYTSFLNYFPRHELRDYALYHRALCHFSAIESAERDQAETRKALEGFQQLLNESPGSPYAREARAKVLQCWRRVAEHELVVGVFYVNTYYYPGAERRLKVLLETYPDYVDRERAYFYLGEAMRQRLLSNEEMTQFNKDYAVKLQKEDLKDLTKEQAKEYGKSFEAFGKEKIEGFRNEARSYYQKLVESYPGSEWARRAADRLVTMGTSGVHEELDS from the coding sequence ATGAAGCCCATCCTCACCGCCCTGACCTTGACCGCCCTCCTGGCGGGGCTGGGCCTGGGCTGCCGCAAGCCGAAGGACATCGACAAGGGCGTCCAGTCCTCCGAGCTGATGGCCACGGCGGACAAGCAGATGAAGCAGGGCAAGTTCAACGAGGCGCGCCAGACGCTGCGCCACCTGGAGCAGTACCTGCCGGGCTCTCCGGAGTTTCCCAAGGCCAAGCTGATGCTCGGGGACAGCTTCTTCTTCCAGCCGAGCCCCAGCTTTCCGGAAGCCGAGGTGGAATACACCAGCTTCCTGAACTACTTCCCCCGCCACGAGCTGCGCGACTACGCGCTCTACCACCGCGCCCTGTGCCACTTCTCCGCCATCGAGAGCGCCGAGCGCGACCAGGCCGAGACCCGCAAGGCATTGGAGGGCTTCCAGCAGCTCCTGAACGAATCGCCGGGCAGTCCCTACGCCCGGGAAGCTCGCGCCAAGGTGCTCCAGTGCTGGCGCCGCGTCGCCGAGCACGAGCTGGTGGTGGGCGTCTTCTACGTGAACACCTACTACTATCCCGGCGCGGAGCGGCGGCTGAAGGTCCTCCTGGAGACCTATCCCGACTACGTGGACCGCGAGCGCGCCTACTTCTACCTGGGCGAGGCCATGCGCCAGCGCCTGCTCTCCAACGAGGAGATGACCCAGTTCAACAAGGACTACGCCGTCAAGCTCCAGAAGGAGGACCTGAAGGACCTCACCAAGGAGCAGGCGAAGGAATACGGCAAGAGCTTTGAAGCCTTCGGCAAGGAGAAGATCGAAGGGTTCCGCAACGAGGCCCGGAGCTACTACCAGAAGCTGGTGGAGAGCTACCCCGGCTCCGAGTGGGCCCGCCGCGCGGCCGACCGCCTGGTGACCATGGGCACCAGCGGCGTCCACGAGGAACTGGACAGCTAG
- a CDS encoding phosphatase PAP2 family protein → MKRVLLSLLLVLPLVRPGFAQAPVAIAPDQPWAEFLGPFPKADSDDGKADLAIVLWHQRTRTAPEVERALSEVKLGLGAYSTALGRAGDGARFPRTAALLDLAGKDVKAVTDELKQHFQRPRPYAADPRVQPAVERETSPSYPSGHATRGLVYALVLAELAPERRDALLVRGRQVGVDRVIGGVHYPSDIEAGQRLALKLASEWLAKPQNRALLEAVRAAEWSSKP, encoded by the coding sequence ATGAAACGCGTCCTCCTCAGCCTCCTTCTGGTTCTGCCGCTGGTCCGGCCCGGGTTCGCGCAGGCTCCCGTTGCGATTGCGCCGGACCAGCCCTGGGCCGAATTTCTCGGTCCCTTCCCCAAGGCGGATTCCGACGACGGCAAGGCGGACCTGGCCATCGTCCTGTGGCACCAGCGAACGAGAACGGCGCCCGAAGTCGAGCGCGCCCTTTCGGAAGTCAAACTTGGCCTGGGGGCCTATTCGACAGCCCTGGGGCGGGCGGGGGACGGGGCCCGTTTCCCCAGGACGGCCGCGCTCCTCGACCTGGCGGGGAAGGACGTCAAGGCCGTGACCGATGAGCTGAAGCAGCACTTCCAGCGGCCGCGGCCCTACGCGGCGGACCCGCGGGTGCAGCCGGCCGTCGAGCGCGAGACGAGTCCCTCCTACCCCAGCGGCCACGCGACGCGGGGGCTGGTCTACGCGCTGGTCCTGGCGGAGCTGGCGCCGGAGCGCCGCGACGCGCTGTTGGTCCGGGGGCGCCAGGTGGGGGTGGATCGCGTCATCGGCGGCGTCCACTATCCTTCGGACATCGAAGCGGGGCAGCGCTTGGCCCTCAAGCTCGCCAGCGAATGGCTGGCCAAGCCCCAGAACCGAGCTCTGCTCGAAGCCGTGAGGGCCGCCGAATGGTCTTCCAAGCCTTGA
- a CDS encoding menaquinone biosynthesis decarboxylase, translating to MGLDFQTFLKRLEATGELARIGVEVDPNLEMGAIADRVSKQPGGGKALLFEKPAGHRMPVAMNAFGSLKRMEMALGVDKEPRGLDAVADRIEKLVQEAMPKPGTGFFEKLAKLPVLAEVSNWMPKTVRKGICQEVVLKGDQVKLSDLPVLTTWPEDGGPFITLGMSHTRNKQTGHRNAGLYRLQVYDDRTLGFHTQLHHDGARNRHGYGRDERMPVAVSFGGDPALTYAATAPLPPFLSEVMFAGFLRGEGMEMVPCVTNDLEVPADSEIVIEGYVNPGELRREGPFGDHTGYYSLADDYPMLHVEAITMRKNPVFPATIVGRPPQEDAYLGLATERIFLPLLRMVLPEIRDMHLPAAGAFHNLVILSMRKEYPGHAQKVMNAIWGTGQIMFTKGIVVVDEDIDPHDLTEVLFRLTSNVDPKRDMLFTEGPLDVLDHSADRFAFGSKVGIDATRKNRPWDGFPREWPRDLAFPDDLLDKVARRWTEYGL from the coding sequence ATGGGCCTTGATTTCCAGACTTTCCTGAAGCGGCTCGAGGCCACTGGCGAGCTGGCGCGGATCGGGGTCGAGGTGGACCCGAACCTGGAGATGGGCGCCATTGCGGACCGGGTTTCCAAGCAGCCGGGCGGGGGCAAGGCCCTCCTGTTCGAGAAGCCCGCCGGCCACCGGATGCCCGTCGCGATGAACGCCTTCGGCAGCCTCAAGCGGATGGAGATGGCCCTGGGCGTGGACAAGGAGCCGCGGGGCCTGGACGCCGTGGCTGACCGCATCGAGAAGCTGGTGCAGGAGGCCATGCCCAAGCCGGGGACGGGCTTCTTCGAGAAGCTGGCCAAGCTGCCGGTGCTGGCGGAGGTGTCCAACTGGATGCCCAAGACCGTGCGCAAAGGCATTTGCCAGGAGGTGGTCCTCAAGGGCGACCAGGTGAAGCTCTCCGACCTGCCGGTGCTCACCACCTGGCCCGAGGACGGCGGCCCCTTCATCACCCTGGGGATGAGCCACACCCGCAACAAGCAGACGGGCCACCGGAACGCGGGCCTCTACCGCCTGCAGGTCTACGACGACCGCACCCTGGGTTTCCACACGCAGCTTCACCACGACGGCGCCCGGAACCGCCACGGCTACGGCCGGGACGAGCGGATGCCCGTGGCCGTGAGCTTCGGCGGCGACCCCGCCCTGACCTACGCCGCCACCGCCCCCCTGCCGCCCTTCCTCAGCGAAGTGATGTTCGCGGGCTTCCTGCGCGGCGAGGGCATGGAGATGGTGCCCTGCGTGACGAACGATCTGGAGGTCCCCGCCGACAGCGAGATCGTGATCGAGGGCTACGTGAATCCCGGCGAGCTGCGCCGGGAGGGCCCCTTCGGCGACCACACCGGCTACTACTCGCTGGCGGACGACTACCCCATGCTGCACGTCGAAGCCATCACCATGCGGAAGAATCCCGTGTTCCCCGCCACCATCGTGGGCCGTCCGCCGCAGGAGGACGCCTACCTGGGCCTGGCCACGGAGCGGATCTTCCTCCCGCTCCTGCGGATGGTGCTCCCCGAGATCCGCGACATGCACCTGCCGGCGGCGGGGGCCTTCCACAACCTGGTGATCCTCTCCATGCGGAAGGAGTATCCCGGCCACGCCCAGAAGGTGATGAACGCCATCTGGGGCACGGGCCAGATCATGTTCACCAAGGGCATCGTCGTGGTGGACGAGGACATCGATCCCCACGACCTGACGGAGGTCTTGTTCCGCCTCACCAGCAACGTGGATCCCAAGCGGGACATGCTGTTCACGGAAGGCCCGCTGGACGTGCTGGACCACAGCGCCGACCGCTTCGCCTTCGGCAGCAAAGTGGGCATTGATGCCACGCGCAAGAACCGCCCCTGGGACGGCTTTCCGCGGGAATGGCCGCGCGACCTCGCGTTTCCGGATGACCTTCTGGACAAGGTCGCGCGGCGCTGGACGGAGTACGGGCTCTAG
- a CDS encoding alpha/beta hydrolase, with protein sequence MPEFTPVIPADLEPTSRGTLIGHGGLSLAWARWEHPSPCGRVVISHGYGEHGERYRHTARWLHGLGWSVSSLDHAGFGRSEGARGDSAGIRAFADDFAHFLRQERRHDAERGGGAVRDVDGVPMHPLPACPQVVLGHSFGGLVALLTLLWHPDTLDGLILSSPAVVVRPPSRSLALLAHVFRRLMPHRAIRLQGDKHQVCSDPVFVQRYEADPLCHRWVTAAFGACLDEGRAELLSLGHELDRPILLLESGTDTVVDPDGSEELWSAVRSELLERHRLPAFYHEVFHDRRREEAHALAAPWLDRLRRGWNAAARNPSPSPATSEVPSPEPA encoded by the coding sequence ATGCCCGAGTTCACCCCCGTGATCCCCGCCGACCTGGAGCCCACCTCCCGGGGCACCTTGATCGGCCACGGCGGATTGTCCCTCGCCTGGGCCCGGTGGGAACACCCTTCGCCCTGTGGTCGGGTGGTGATCTCCCACGGCTACGGCGAGCACGGCGAGCGCTACCGCCACACGGCCCGCTGGCTGCACGGGCTGGGCTGGTCGGTTTCGAGCCTCGATCACGCCGGGTTCGGCCGATCAGAGGGCGCCCGGGGCGATTCCGCCGGGATCCGCGCCTTCGCGGACGACTTCGCCCACTTCCTCCGCCAGGAGCGCCGCCACGACGCCGAGCGCGGCGGCGGGGCCGTTCGGGACGTGGACGGCGTCCCCATGCATCCCCTCCCCGCCTGTCCCCAGGTGGTGCTGGGCCACAGCTTCGGCGGCCTGGTCGCCCTCCTGACCCTCCTGTGGCACCCGGACACCCTGGACGGCCTGATCCTCTCCAGCCCCGCCGTGGTGGTCCGCCCCCCTTCCCGGAGCCTCGCCCTGCTGGCCCACGTGTTCCGCCGCCTCATGCCCCACCGGGCCATCCGGCTCCAGGGCGACAAGCACCAGGTCTGCTCCGATCCCGTCTTCGTCCAGCGCTACGAGGCGGATCCCCTCTGCCACCGCTGGGTCACCGCGGCCTTCGGCGCCTGCCTGGACGAGGGCCGCGCCGAACTCCTGTCCCTGGGCCACGAACTGGACCGCCCCATCCTCCTCCTGGAATCCGGGACGGACACGGTGGTGGATCCCGACGGTTCCGAGGAGCTGTGGTCCGCGGTCCGGTCAGAACTCCTGGAGCGCCACCGCCTGCCCGCCTTCTATCACGAGGTCTTCCACGACCGCCGCCGGGAGGAGGCCCACGCCCTCGCCGCGCCCTGGCTGGACCGCCTCCGCCGCGGATGGAATGCCGCCGCCCGGAACCCTTCCCCCTCTCCCGCCACGAGTGAAGTGCCGTCCCCGGAGCCCGCATGA
- the rlmN gene encoding 23S rRNA (adenine(2503)-C(2))-methyltransferase RlmN — protein MAQAWDAPAPEAGIVARPNATGMGLPDLKALAASLGEPAWRGAQLFDGLYRQRWTAWDQFSSLSKALRARLETDVDLVWPRIVQSLPSSDGSTKHAFELADGAQVEGVHMPYVVRGSGLRPTPPEPPRSAQAKPGRSLSPAQRSVFRPASTQAEAEDLDRVTLCLSSQVGCAMGCTFCATGQMGIVRNLSAAEIVGQAVALLNHHGHPEGRPVNLVFMGMGEPLHNLDHLMAAFEVLTDPKGLAIPPRRITVSTSGLVSGIERLGAFSKRPRLALSLNATTDLHRSAIMPVNRVWNLEALADALGRFPLQSGERVTLEYVLLKGVTDGLEDGRRLAAFARRFPSKVNLIPFNPHEGSGFESPDEARIGALCHLLSEAGLSVSVRRSRGQDVAGACGQLVRERPQPR, from the coding sequence ATGGCCCAGGCCTGGGATGCGCCGGCTCCCGAAGCCGGAATCGTTGCGCGTCCCAACGCAACGGGCATGGGCCTGCCGGACCTGAAGGCGCTGGCTGCCTCCCTCGGCGAGCCCGCCTGGCGGGGCGCCCAACTCTTCGACGGCCTCTACCGACAGCGATGGACCGCCTGGGACCAGTTCTCCAGCCTCTCCAAAGCCCTTCGCGCCCGGTTGGAGACGGACGTGGACTTGGTCTGGCCGCGCATCGTCCAGAGCCTCCCCTCCTCCGACGGCTCCACCAAGCACGCTTTCGAGCTGGCGGACGGCGCCCAGGTGGAGGGCGTGCATATGCCTTATGTTGTCCGGGGGTCCGGCCTGCGGCCTACGCCCCCGGAGCCCCCGCGCTCCGCTCAGGCGAAGCCTGGGCGGAGCTTGTCCCCTGCTCAAAGGTCCGTCTTCCGCCCCGCGTCCACCCAGGCGGAGGCGGAGGATCTCGACCGCGTCACGCTATGCCTGTCCAGTCAGGTGGGCTGCGCGATGGGGTGCACGTTCTGCGCGACGGGGCAGATGGGGATCGTCCGCAACCTGTCCGCCGCGGAGATCGTGGGGCAGGCGGTGGCGCTGCTGAACCACCACGGCCATCCCGAGGGCCGGCCCGTGAACCTGGTGTTCATGGGGATGGGCGAGCCCCTCCACAACCTCGATCACCTGATGGCGGCCTTCGAGGTGCTGACGGATCCCAAGGGCCTCGCCATTCCGCCCCGCCGCATCACGGTCTCGACCTCGGGCCTGGTGAGCGGAATCGAGCGGCTCGGCGCCTTCTCGAAGCGCCCCCGGCTGGCCCTCAGCCTGAACGCCACCACGGACCTCCACCGCTCGGCCATCATGCCCGTGAACCGGGTGTGGAACCTGGAGGCCCTGGCCGACGCCCTCGGGCGGTTCCCGCTCCAATCCGGCGAGCGCGTCACGCTGGAGTACGTCCTGCTGAAGGGCGTCACCGACGGGCTGGAGGACGGCCGGCGCCTCGCCGCCTTCGCCCGCCGCTTCCCTTCCAAGGTGAACCTGATTCCCTTCAATCCCCACGAGGGCAGCGGATTCGAATCCCCGGACGAGGCCCGCATCGGCGCCCTGTGCCACCTGCTGTCGGAAGCCGGGCTTTCCGTCTCCGTTCGCCGCAGCCGCGGCCAGGACGTGGCGGGCGCCTGCGGCCAGCTGGTGAGGGAGCGACCGCAACCGCGCTGA